One part of the Prionailurus bengalensis isolate Pbe53 chromosome B2, Fcat_Pben_1.1_paternal_pri, whole genome shotgun sequence genome encodes these proteins:
- the UNC5CL gene encoding UNC5C-like protein, with product MTRWMCSHECSFQPAQFLLLVGVPVASALLLVQCLRWHCPRWLLGAFWKLDNQEEPVSHPTPLPENESPRQCPPATLPEMAAFYQELHTPTQGQTVVRQLMHKLLVFSAREVDHRGGCLMLRDMGISLLIPPGAVAVGRQERVSLILVWDLLDAPSLSRAQGLVSPVVACGPHGASFLQPCTLTFKHCAQQPRHARTYSSNTTLLDAKVWRPLGQPGAHTSRDECRIRLSHFSLYTCVLEAPAGWEARKWLQLAVFCSPLVPGQSHLQLRIYFLNNTPCALQWAMANEQPHGGRLRGPCQLFDFTGARGDQCLKLKYISEGWENVDESSCQLVPHLHIWHGKCPFRSFCFRRKAANENEDCSALTSEIIVTMHTFQDGMETKYMEILRFQASEEESWAVPPPVSQPPPCNRLPPELFEQLQMLLEPNSITGNDWRRLASHLGLCGMKIRFLSCQRSPAAAILELFEEQNGSLQELHYLMTVMERLDCASAIQNYLSGTHGGGGAQENQGLELDEKL from the exons ATGACCAGGTGGATGTGCTCCCATGAGTGCTCCTTCCAACCTGCCCAGTTCCTACTGCTGGTGGGGGTCCCGGTGGCTAGTGCCCTCCTTCTGGTCCAGTGCCTCCGATGGCACTGTCCTCGCTGGCTGCTGGGGGCCTTTTGGAAGCTGGATAACCAAGAGGAGCCAGTGTCCCATCCCACTCCTCTACCAGAAAATGAGTCCCCAAGGCAGTGCCCGCCAGCCACGCTGCCGGAAATGGCTGCCTTCTACCAGGAACTGCATACACCCACTCAAGGCCAGACCGTCGTCCGTCAGCTGATGCACAAGCTGTTGGTGTTTTCGGCCCGAGAGGTGGATCACCGCGGTGGCTGCCTGATGCTCCGGGATATGGGCATCTCTCTGCTCATCCCGCCAG GTGCTGTGGCTGTGGGCCGCCAGGAGCGGGTATCGCTGATCCTGGTGTGGGACTTGTTGGATGCCCCGTCGTTGTCCCGAGCCCAGGGGCTGGTGAGCCCTGTGGTGGCATGTGGCCCCCACGGGGCCTCCTTCCTGCAGCCCTGCACCCTCACGTTCAAGCACTGTGCCCAGCAGCCCCGCCATGCACGGACTTACAGCAGCAACACGACCCTGCTCGATGCCAAGGTCTGGAGGCCCCTAGGGCAGCCAGGGGCCCACACGTCCAGGGACGAGTGTCGCATCCGCCTCTCTCACTTCAG CCTCTACACCTGTGTGCTGGAGGCGCCCGCAGGCTGGGAAGCCCGCAAATGGCTGCAGCTGGCTGTGTTCTGCTCGCCGCTGGTGCCAGGACAGTCCCACCTGCAGCTGCGCATCTACTTTCTCAACAACACGCCCTGCGCCCTGCAGTGGGCCATGGCCAACGAGCAGCCCCACGGTGGTCGCCTGCGCGGGCCCTGCCAGCTCTTCGACTTCACAGGGGCCCGAGGGGACCAGTGCCTGAAGCTCAAGTACATCtctgagg gtTGGGAGAACGTGGATGAGAGCAGTTGCCAGCTGGTTCCCCATCTCCACATCTGGCATGGAAAGTGCCCCTTCCGTTCCTTCTGCTTCCGGAGGAAAGCAG CCAATGAGAATGAGGACTGCTCAGCGCTTACCAGTGAGATCATTGTCACCATGCATACCTTCCAGGAC GGCATGGAGACCAAGTACATGGAAATCCTCAGATTCCAGGCATCAGAGGAAGAATCCTGGGCAGTGCCACCCCCTGTCTCTCAGCCACCCCCATGCAACAG GCTGCCTCCAGAGCTCTTTGAGCAGCTGCAAATGTTGTTGGAGCCAAACAGCATCACGGGCAATGACTGGCGTCGACTGGCCTCCCACTTGGGGCTCTGCGGCATGAAAATCCG GTTCCTGTCCTGCCAGCGCAGCCCAGCCGCAGCCATCCTGGAGCTGTTTGAGGAGCAGAACGGCAGCCTGCAGGAACTGCACTACCTCATGACCGTCATGGAGCGGCTGGACTGCGCCTCGGCCATCCAGAACTACTTGAGCGGGACGCACGGCGGCGGGGGCGCCCAGGAGAACCAGGGCTTGGAACTGGACGAGAAGCTCTGA
- the TSPO2 gene encoding translocator protein 2, whose translation MQPQGTIFVALPHLGPILVWLLTRRTSGWYDSPKKPPWCPPHKVLMAGWITIYFVIGYASYLVWKDLGGGFGRPLVLPLGLYAVQLAISWTVLILFFVARTHGLVRHAVFVSGSSVGAGETTGAPRADSPRDQCRTGR comes from the exons ATGCAGCCTCAAGGAACCATCTTTGTGGCTCTTCCCCACCTGGGGCCCATCCTGGTCTGGTTGCTCACCCGTCGAACGTCTGGTTGGTACGACAGCCCAAagaagccaccctggtgcccaccCCACAAGGTCTTGATGGCAGGGTGGATAACCATCTACTTCGTCATAGG CTATGCCTCCTACCTGGTGTGGAAGGACCTGGGAGGGGGCTTTGGGAGGCCCCTGGTCCTGCCTCTCGGCCTCTATGCTGTGCAGCTTGCCATCAGCTGGACTGTCCTGATTCTCTTTTTCGTAGCCCGCACCCATGGTCTGGTAAGGCACGCCGTGTTCGTCAGTGGAAGTAGCGTAGGAGCAGGTGAGACGACTGGGGCCCCCAGAGCAGATAGCCCAAGAGACCAATGCAGGACAGGCAGGTAA